A stretch of the Bradyrhizobium sp. CCBAU 53351 genome encodes the following:
- a CDS encoding ABC transporter substrate-binding protein gives MPTPFRSALAGLALAAIVAMPALADGLKDEIAPTGKLRVAIAISPAGGAFWSTRTEAGYAGVPVDLGKAMAAQLGLPVEYVVHQNSGQITDAASKGTWDVTWLPKDPERETRMLFGPIYEVADATYIVKPGSAVSNFATLDQPGIKVAAVNATTTMRGAIAHLKHAKVTGYQTYDEIFGLLKSGEIDAFALSRDQLNKMAQKIPGTRVLDETFKKTVTAVAVPLGHNQALAFVSKFMAEATSNGTLRKAYDDNGLKDSPIRTE, from the coding sequence ATGCCAACGCCATTCCGGTCGGCCCTCGCGGGCCTCGCTCTCGCAGCGATCGTTGCCATGCCCGCGCTAGCAGATGGCCTGAAAGACGAGATCGCGCCGACCGGCAAGCTGCGGGTCGCGATCGCCATCAGCCCCGCAGGCGGCGCGTTCTGGTCGACCAGGACCGAAGCCGGCTATGCCGGCGTGCCCGTCGATCTCGGCAAGGCGATGGCTGCACAGCTCGGTCTCCCCGTCGAATATGTCGTGCACCAGAATTCCGGGCAGATCACCGACGCTGCGTCAAAAGGGACGTGGGACGTCACCTGGCTCCCTAAGGATCCCGAGCGCGAGACCAGGATGCTGTTCGGCCCGATCTACGAGGTCGCGGACGCCACCTACATCGTCAAGCCCGGCTCGGCGGTCAGCAATTTTGCGACGCTCGACCAGCCCGGCATCAAGGTTGCGGCCGTCAACGCCACGACGACCATGCGCGGTGCGATCGCGCATCTAAAGCATGCGAAGGTCACGGGCTATCAGACCTATGACGAGATCTTCGGCCTGTTGAAGAGCGGCGAGATCGACGCCTTCGCCCTGTCGCGCGACCAGCTCAACAAGATGGCGCAGAAGATCCCGGGTACGCGCGTGCTGGACGAAACGTTCAAGAAGACGGTGACCGCCGTCGCCGTGCCGCTCGGCCACAACCAGGCGCTGGCCTTCGTCAGCAAGTTCATGGCCGAGGCCACGTCCAACGGCACGCTGCGCAAGGCCTATGACGATAATGGCCTGAAGGATTCGCCGATCCGGACGGAGTAG
- a CDS encoding NAD(P)/FAD-dependent oxidoreductase, translating to MVTPKHVCVIGAGVSGLAAAKAFSSRGHRVTIVERSGDLGGVWEPARSYPDVQTQSPKELYRYTDRAMPDAYPEWPTGPQVHAYLADYAKSFGLDRMLRVDTAVAGMARRADGKPGWTLALSGKDGTTNADFDFVAVCTGQFNEPRELHCPGEDRFLAQGGQILHSSKYGDPSLAKGRRVVVLGGSKSATDIAVNAVKSGAREVTIVMREPVWRIPYFIGGLVNFKRILYIRAQEEMFPGWGIGAMGRLAHRIAAPLVWANWRGLESLLKAQLKLGRCKMVPKERIEDGVNCSVPIATPGFYPMVADGRIKAVFGTFDHYDGDSIVMSGGERVGADVAVLAIGYKLGVPFLPEAYRQKLVDADGQYRLYRLIANPDLPELGFVGFNSSFCTVLCADLAANWLVRYADGQLAKQPTAQAMRDNIEMMLHFKRVERPAAGVYGGLCVAPYHYRHFDELMADIGTKNQKTGGLKGRFQPPNADAYAKFLATAPDYRAA from the coding sequence ATGGTCACTCCCAAGCATGTCTGCGTGATCGGCGCCGGCGTCTCCGGCCTCGCCGCCGCCAAGGCGTTCTCCTCCCGCGGCCACCGCGTCACCATCGTCGAACGCTCTGGCGATCTCGGCGGTGTCTGGGAGCCGGCGCGCTCCTATCCCGACGTGCAGACGCAAAGCCCGAAGGAGCTCTACCGCTACACGGACCGCGCGATGCCGGACGCCTATCCGGAATGGCCGACCGGGCCGCAGGTCCACGCCTATCTCGCCGACTATGCGAAGAGTTTTGGACTCGACCGCATGTTGCGCGTCGACACGGCCGTGGCAGGCATGGCGCGCCGCGCCGACGGCAAGCCGGGATGGACGCTCGCACTATCAGGCAAGGACGGTACGACGAATGCGGATTTCGATTTCGTCGCTGTGTGCACCGGCCAGTTCAACGAGCCGCGCGAGCTGCATTGCCCGGGCGAGGATCGCTTTCTGGCACAAGGCGGCCAGATCCTGCATTCGTCGAAATATGGCGATCCCTCGCTGGCGAAGGGACGCCGTGTCGTCGTGCTCGGCGGCTCGAAATCGGCGACCGACATCGCGGTCAACGCAGTGAAATCGGGCGCGCGCGAGGTCACCATCGTGATGCGCGAGCCGGTCTGGCGCATCCCCTATTTCATCGGCGGGCTCGTGAACTTCAAGCGCATCCTCTACATCCGCGCGCAGGAGGAGATGTTTCCAGGCTGGGGCATCGGCGCGATGGGGCGGCTCGCCCATCGCATCGCCGCCCCGCTGGTGTGGGCGAACTGGCGCGGGCTGGAGAGCCTCTTGAAAGCGCAGCTCAAGCTCGGCCGCTGCAAGATGGTGCCGAAGGAGCGGATCGAGGACGGCGTCAACTGCTCGGTGCCGATCGCAACACCCGGCTTCTATCCGATGGTCGCCGACGGTCGCATCAAGGCGGTGTTCGGCACGTTCGACCATTATGACGGCGACAGCATCGTGATGAGCGGCGGCGAGCGCGTCGGTGCCGACGTCGCGGTGCTCGCGATCGGCTACAAGCTCGGCGTGCCGTTCCTGCCAGAGGCCTACAGGCAGAAGCTGGTCGATGCCGACGGGCAGTACCGGCTCTACCGCCTGATCGCCAATCCTGATCTGCCCGAACTCGGCTTCGTCGGCTTCAACTCCTCGTTCTGCACCGTTCTCTGCGCCGACCTCGCCGCCAACTGGCTGGTGCGCTATGCCGACGGCCAGCTCGCCAAGCAGCCGACGGCGCAGGCCATGCGCGACAACATCGAGATGATGCTGCACTTCAAGCGCGTCGAGCGACCGGCCGCGGGCGTCTATGGCGGCCTCTGCGTCGCGCCCTATCACTACCGCCATTTCGACGAGCTGATGGCCGACATCGGCACCAAGAACCAGAAGACGGGCGGACTGAAAGGACGCTTCCAGCCGCCGAATGCGGATGCCTATGCAAAATTCCTGGCGACGGCGCCCGACTATCGTGCGGCATGA
- a CDS encoding AraC family transcriptional regulator — MSAAVLEMSARASAAERLADFARVTTDDVDEAAEEIGRIFCPHDLEPAQARASGFSARHNCAAFDGFSVNYVAYGGSVGIDPGCLERFFLVQIPLTGTARIRAGITELEAAPERTASLLSPTIPTRMMWRDCAQAILLLDRRMVEQRAAALSGRASGTVEFDPVIDLDAPSGRRLRTSLAELMLLAERLGPTGRLSAVAIADWRELLLDHLLNGQRHGLSDAIRTFSGRAERLPRALRAARDHLADNAGVPLDLAQLACVSGIGIRALQLGFRRHFGASISQMLLDMRLAALHARLAQAAPDASVTDIAFDLGFTHLGRMAGAYREKFGETPSATLRRRMS; from the coding sequence ATGTCCGCAGCCGTGCTGGAAATGAGCGCAAGGGCATCCGCAGCCGAACGGCTCGCGGATTTCGCCCGCGTCACCACTGACGATGTCGACGAAGCGGCCGAGGAGATCGGGCGCATCTTCTGTCCGCACGACCTCGAGCCGGCACAGGCGCGCGCGTCCGGCTTCTCGGCCCGGCACAATTGCGCGGCTTTCGACGGCTTTTCCGTCAACTACGTCGCTTATGGCGGATCGGTCGGCATCGATCCCGGCTGCCTCGAGCGCTTTTTCCTGGTGCAGATCCCGCTCACGGGCACAGCCCGCATCCGCGCCGGCATCACCGAGCTCGAAGCCGCGCCGGAGCGGACGGCGTCGCTGCTGTCGCCGACGATCCCGACTCGGATGATGTGGCGCGACTGCGCACAGGCGATCCTGCTGCTCGACCGCCGCATGGTGGAGCAGCGCGCCGCGGCGCTGTCGGGCAGGGCTTCGGGCACGGTCGAGTTCGATCCGGTGATCGATCTCGATGCGCCGTCGGGGCGGCGCCTGCGAACCAGTCTCGCCGAGCTGATGCTGCTCGCCGAGCGCCTCGGTCCCACCGGCAGGCTGTCAGCGGTCGCGATCGCCGATTGGCGCGAGCTGCTGCTCGATCATCTGCTCAATGGCCAACGGCATGGCCTGTCGGATGCGATACGAACTTTCTCCGGCCGGGCCGAGCGGTTGCCGCGCGCGCTTCGTGCCGCGCGCGATCATCTTGCGGACAATGCCGGCGTGCCGCTCGACCTCGCGCAGCTCGCCTGCGTCTCCGGCATCGGCATCCGCGCGCTGCAGCTCGGTTTCCGCCGCCACTTCGGCGCGTCGATCTCGCAGATGCTGCTCGACATGCGCCTCGCCGCTCTGCACGCCCGGCTCGCACAAGCCGCGCCCGATGCCTCCGTCACCGACATCGCCTTCGATCTCGGCTTCACCCATCTCGGCCGCATGGCCGGCGCCTACCGCGAGAAATTCGGCGAGACGCCGTCGGCGACGCTGCGGCGAAGGATGAGCTGA
- a CDS encoding outer membrane protein, producing MKKTMLAGVAVAALALSTHAQAADMAARPYVKAPPPAVASVYDWSGFYIGGNGGYGTTRNCWDFVSFAGAPFTAGEGCHNADGAVAGGQIGYRWQSASWVFGLEAQGDWADLNGSRVSSPAFVFAPGDLTINSRLRAFGLFTGQVGWAWNNVLLYAKGGAAVVDNRYTHTFTATNALINSSSDTRWGATVGAGMEFGFAPNWSVGVEYDHIFLDRRTLSFAAAPGGVATTNSIGQDVDIITARINYRFGGPGLTRY from the coding sequence ATGAAAAAAACAATGCTTGCCGGTGTCGCAGTGGCGGCACTGGCGTTGAGTACCCATGCGCAGGCCGCTGATATGGCGGCAAGGCCATACGTTAAAGCGCCGCCGCCCGCTGTGGCGTCGGTTTACGATTGGAGCGGCTTCTACATCGGCGGCAACGGTGGATACGGCACCACCCGCAACTGCTGGGACTTTGTGAGCTTCGCAGGCGCCCCCTTTACGGCAGGCGAGGGATGTCACAACGCAGACGGTGCCGTCGCTGGCGGTCAGATCGGATATCGCTGGCAGTCGGCGTCCTGGGTGTTCGGACTGGAGGCGCAAGGGGATTGGGCCGACTTGAACGGATCGCGGGTGTCGTCGCCTGCCTTCGTGTTCGCGCCGGGTGACCTCACCATCAATTCCCGGCTGCGCGCCTTCGGTCTTTTCACGGGCCAGGTCGGTTGGGCTTGGAACAACGTGCTGCTATATGCGAAGGGCGGCGCGGCCGTGGTGGATAACCGCTACACCCACACTTTCACGGCAACCAATGCGTTGATCAACTCCAGCAGCGATACGCGGTGGGGAGCTACCGTCGGCGCTGGCATGGAGTTCGGTTTCGCTCCCAATTGGTCGGTCGGCGTGGAGTACGATCACATCTTCCTTGATCGTCGGACTCTGAGCTTCGCGGCCGCCCCTGGAGGCGTTGCCACGACCAACAGCATCGGTCAGGACGTGGATATCATCACTGCGCGTATCAACTATCGCTTCGGCGGACCGGGCTTGACGCGCTACTGA
- a CDS encoding NAD-dependent epimerase/dehydratase family protein — MRILILGGSQFLGRAVASHACAAGHEVTCAARGEAGPIAAGARLIRIDRDVADGLAPLAGETFDAVIDVSRHPGQVRRAVAALKRPGVHWTFVSTISVYADNRIPGQRADTAPLREPAAGELEHSTDAIYGAAKVACEQAVGNDAFICRAGLIAGPEDPTGRFAYWPTRLARGGEVLAPGSPDDAVQFIDVRDLARWIVHAAEIRLTGIYDGIGPIRTRGELLAECAAALNVSCTFTWIDRAFLEAHAVRRWAGPRSLPLWLPLPDFAGFMTRDTSPAREAGLTSRPPGDTARDTLHWLLNSGGPVIGLTADEERDVLAAWHAERELQSGMASR, encoded by the coding sequence ATGCGTATCCTCATTCTCGGCGGCAGCCAGTTTCTCGGACGCGCGGTCGCAAGCCATGCCTGCGCTGCCGGTCACGAGGTGACCTGCGCCGCCCGCGGCGAAGCCGGGCCGATTGCGGCGGGCGCCCGCTTGATCCGGATCGACCGCGATGTGGCCGACGGTCTTGCGCCGCTCGCGGGCGAGACATTCGATGCTGTGATCGACGTCTCGCGTCATCCCGGCCAGGTCCGACGCGCGGTCGCGGCGCTGAAGCGACCCGGCGTGCACTGGACCTTCGTCTCCACGATCAGCGTGTATGCGGACAACCGGATACCAGGACAACGCGCGGATACGGCGCCGCTGCGCGAGCCCGCGGCAGGGGAACTGGAGCACAGCACGGATGCCATTTACGGCGCCGCCAAGGTCGCCTGCGAGCAGGCGGTCGGCAACGATGCCTTCATCTGCCGCGCCGGCCTGATCGCCGGGCCGGAGGATCCGACGGGGCGCTTTGCCTATTGGCCGACACGGCTCGCGCGCGGCGGCGAGGTGCTGGCCCCGGGGTCTCCTGATGATGCCGTCCAGTTCATCGACGTGCGCGATCTCGCGCGATGGATCGTGCATGCCGCGGAAATTCGCCTCACCGGCATCTATGACGGGATCGGGCCCATTCGCACGCGCGGCGAATTGCTGGCCGAATGCGCAGCCGCGCTGAATGTGTCATGCACCTTCACCTGGATCGATCGTGCGTTTCTCGAGGCCCACGCCGTGCGGCGCTGGGCAGGTCCGCGATCATTGCCGCTGTGGCTGCCCCTGCCCGACTTCGCCGGCTTCATGACGCGCGACACCTCACCGGCCCGCGAGGCCGGACTGACCTCGCGACCGCCGGGAGACACCGCGCGCGATACGCTGCATTGGCTTCTCAACAGCGGAGGCCCGGTCATCGGGCTGACCGCCGATGAAGAGCGGGACGTGCTTGCGGCGTGGCATGCGGAAAGAGAGCTCCAGAGCGGAATGGCTTCACGTTGA
- a CDS encoding cupin domain-containing protein, whose amino-acid sequence MTAPAKTALEKGITANGTGYGGKTWNILGQVYFPKAVTDSTFAFETNSDPGQFVPVHIHPTQDEFILVQEGTLDLKLDGQWVKAHAGDLVRMPRGIPHGYFNKSDKPCRALFWVSPMQKLEALFNQLHNLTDPAEVVRISALHEVDFLPPEAND is encoded by the coding sequence ATGACTGCACCTGCAAAGACTGCACTCGAAAAGGGCATTACCGCGAACGGCACAGGCTACGGCGGCAAGACCTGGAACATCCTGGGCCAGGTCTATTTCCCCAAGGCCGTCACCGACTCCACCTTCGCATTCGAGACCAACAGCGATCCCGGCCAGTTCGTGCCGGTGCACATCCATCCGACCCAGGACGAGTTCATCCTGGTGCAGGAGGGCACGCTAGACCTCAAGCTCGACGGACAATGGGTCAAGGCCCATGCCGGCGATCTCGTGCGCATGCCGCGCGGCATCCCGCACGGCTATTTCAACAAGTCGGACAAGCCGTGCCGCGCGCTGTTCTGGGTCTCGCCGATGCAGAAGCTCGAGGCGCTGTTCAACCAGCTGCACAATCTGACCGACCCGGCCGAAGTCGTGCGCATCTCGGCGCTGCACGAGGTGGATTTCCTGCCGCCCGAAGCCAACGACTAG